A single genomic interval of Rhodobacter sp. 24-YEA-8 harbors:
- the repC gene encoding plasmid replication protein RepC — protein sequence MEQIPYSPLPRRDGRRSFAPSLHALPQRTGKVSPDLRWHLLDLVRICRERLQLRDRDIAVLRGLLSLLPQDPQPDQRMVFASNRVLSARCDGIDERTLRRRLNHLRSVGLVSKRPSPNGKRYQIRNSEADVQLSYGISLTPLFDLHPHLEALAETCHQEAAEVKALRAVIRDRLFHCTSALAETLLETARLALRRKLGPDELRAIVASLPLREDSAPDHSPHDVTKPDIASEKSGEMTARNGQNDRHIQRSGKDTFDSDSAQKPQDISIDECLEMAAAVKDYAPGPPRSWSDLIRLSDSLAPAIGLSHPVLGLAKERFGLQGCALVVLGLVQAFGRIRSPGAYLTAVLRKTESRISDPVRVFHSLVRPAPSARCIPG from the coding sequence ATGGAACAGATCCCTTACTCGCCCCTGCCCCGCCGGGACGGGCGCCGGTCCTTTGCACCTTCTCTCCATGCCCTGCCGCAGAGGACAGGCAAAGTAAGCCCCGACCTGCGCTGGCACCTGCTGGATCTGGTAAGGATCTGCCGCGAGCGGCTTCAGCTGCGCGACCGCGATATTGCGGTTCTGCGCGGGCTCCTGAGCCTTTTGCCGCAGGATCCGCAGCCGGATCAGAGGATGGTCTTCGCCTCGAACCGGGTTCTGAGCGCGCGCTGTGACGGCATAGATGAGCGCACCCTGCGCCGCCGGCTGAACCATCTCCGGTCGGTCGGGCTGGTGAGCAAGAGGCCGAGCCCCAATGGCAAACGCTATCAGATCCGCAATTCCGAGGCCGATGTGCAGCTGAGCTATGGTATCAGCCTCACGCCGTTGTTCGACCTGCATCCCCATCTGGAAGCCCTTGCTGAAACCTGCCATCAGGAAGCTGCAGAAGTGAAGGCCCTGCGCGCTGTGATCCGCGACCGGCTGTTTCACTGCACCAGCGCTTTGGCCGAGACACTCCTGGAAACGGCCCGCCTCGCGCTGCGCCGAAAGCTCGGGCCAGATGAGCTGCGGGCCATCGTGGCGTCCCTGCCCCTGCGGGAGGACAGCGCGCCTGACCACTCGCCGCACGACGTGACAAAGCCCGATATTGCATCTGAAAAATCCGGTGAAATGACCGCCAGAAACGGCCAGAATGACCGGCACATTCAGAGATCAGGAAAAGATACCTTTGATTCTGACTCTGCTCAGAAACCACAGGATATCAGCATTGATGAATGCCTGGAGATGGCAGCTGCGGTGAAAGATTACGCTCCAGGCCCACCGCGAAGCTGGTCTGATCTTATCCGGCTTTCTGATTCACTGGCGCCGGCAATCGGTTTGTCGCATCCCGTGCTGGGCCTTGCAAAAGAACGGTTTGGGCTGCAAGGCTGCGCGCTGGTTGTTCTCGGCCTTGTGCAGGCCTTTGGTCGTATCCGCAGCCCCGGAGCCTATCTCACCGCGGTACTGCGAAAGACAGAGTCGCGGATTTCAGACCCCGTTCGGGTGTTCCATTCCCTTGTGAGACCCGCGCCTTCGGCCAGATGTATACCGGGGTAA
- a CDS encoding nitrilase-related carbon-nitrogen hydrolase: MKVALWQAKPTNGNIEAAFSAICTQLQAAAAAGAKLLLAPELLLPGYNRPDLHESLSQPLDGTWITRLREMAARAGCGICLGWAERDGDTVYNAATTISPDGAVLAHYRKVQLFGPMERRSFRPGGQLCPVFELEGRKFAMLVCYDIEFPAHAAALARNGAGLILVPTANPVGFEHVQRILVPARAHEGNCTVAYANLTGPEGDLAFGGLSVIAGPDGQPLATAGARGEALLIVDLAASDAVPEDLRSAQTADFRPV; this comes from the coding sequence ATGAAGGTGGCACTCTGGCAGGCGAAGCCGACCAATGGGAACATTGAGGCGGCATTTTCGGCGATTTGCACGCAGTTGCAGGCGGCGGCAGCGGCAGGGGCCAAACTCCTGCTGGCGCCAGAGCTGCTGCTCCCGGGGTATAACCGGCCGGATCTGCATGAAAGTCTGTCTCAGCCGCTGGACGGCACATGGATCACCCGGCTGCGTGAGATGGCCGCGCGTGCGGGGTGCGGCATCTGCCTGGGCTGGGCCGAGCGAGACGGCGATACCGTCTACAACGCTGCCACGACGATCAGCCCCGATGGTGCGGTGCTGGCGCATTACCGCAAGGTCCAGCTTTTCGGCCCGATGGAGCGCAGATCTTTTCGCCCCGGCGGCCAACTGTGTCCGGTATTTGAGCTGGAAGGGCGAAAGTTCGCCATGCTGGTTTGCTATGACATTGAATTTCCGGCCCATGCGGCTGCCCTTGCCCGCAATGGCGCCGGGCTGATCCTGGTGCCCACGGCCAATCCTGTCGGCTTTGAACATGTTCAGCGCATCCTTGTTCCGGCCCGCGCGCATGAAGGCAATTGCACCGTGGCCTATGCCAATCTGACCGGGCCTGAAGGGGATCTGGCCTTCGGCGGGCTTTCCGTGATTGCAGGGCCGGACGGCCAGCCGCTTGCGACTGCCGGAGCCCGGGGAGAGGCGCTGTTGATTGTGGACCTCGCAGCGTCAGATGCGGTGCCAGAGGATCTGAGATCCGCGCAGACGGCGGATTTCAGGCCGGTCTGA
- a CDS encoding FAD-dependent oxidoreductase, which translates to MTLKKPVTAFGPDFPFAYDDWLTHPAGLGSVPQARFGEKLAVIGAGAAGIIAGYELMKLGLHPEIYESGKFGGRLRSELFEGTEDIIAELGGMRFPVSSRAFYHYVDLLGVESRPFPNPLTEAAGSTVIDLEGETHFARGPEDLPQLYHEVAAAYRAALEEHADFAALTEAVRDRDVVRLKAIWDPLVAKWDERTFYDFVTSSSAFQSLGFRHREVFGQVGFGTGGWDSDFPNSMLEILRVNLLELDDHQRYIVGGVEGVLHRLWRLPARAAHWPEGTSLADLNGGATLGRATHIARSGQGGFTVTDQWGVARDYSAVLVTCQSHLLTTSVAVDEALFDQKLWMALDRTRYMQAAKTFVMVDRPFWKETGPDGRPLLSMTLTDRNTRGTYFFDNGPDRPAVICLSYSWMTDALKVLPYGPEKRVELALAALERIYPGVDICSHIRGNPICVSWEADDNFLGAFKGALPGHYRYNLRMYRHFMQADMPADQRGIFLAGDGISWTPAWVEGAVQTALNAVWGIMTHFGGSSDRANPGPGDLWPTLGPVSLEGPEPSV; encoded by the coding sequence ATGACCCTGAAAAAGCCTGTAACCGCCTTCGGCCCAGATTTTCCCTTTGCCTATGATGACTGGCTGACGCATCCGGCCGGGCTTGGAAGCGTGCCGCAGGCGCGCTTTGGTGAAAAGCTCGCTGTGATCGGGGCAGGGGCTGCGGGCATCATCGCGGGCTATGAACTGATGAAGCTGGGCCTCCATCCCGAAATCTACGAATCCGGCAAATTTGGCGGCCGGCTGCGCTCTGAGCTGTTCGAGGGCACCGAAGATATCATCGCGGAACTTGGCGGCATGCGCTTTCCGGTTTCGTCGCGCGCCTTCTACCACTATGTCGATCTCCTCGGGGTCGAAAGCCGCCCCTTCCCCAATCCGCTGACCGAGGCCGCCGGATCGACGGTGATTGACCTTGAGGGCGAGACGCATTTCGCCCGCGGCCCCGAGGATCTGCCGCAGCTTTATCACGAAGTCGCCGCTGCCTACCGCGCCGCGCTTGAGGAACATGCCGATTTCGCAGCCCTGACAGAAGCCGTGCGCGACCGCGATGTGGTCCGGCTCAAGGCGATCTGGGATCCGCTGGTCGCGAAATGGGATGAGCGCACATTCTACGATTTCGTCACCTCGTCCAGCGCGTTCCAGAGCCTTGGCTTCCGGCATCGTGAGGTCTTTGGCCAGGTTGGGTTTGGCACTGGAGGCTGGGACAGTGACTTTCCGAATTCGATGCTCGAGATCCTGCGGGTGAACCTGCTCGAACTGGATGACCATCAGCGCTATATCGTCGGCGGGGTCGAAGGGGTGCTGCACCGGCTCTGGCGTCTGCCTGCGCGCGCGGCGCATTGGCCCGAGGGCACCTCGCTGGCGGATCTGAACGGAGGCGCGACGCTGGGGCGCGCGACGCATATCGCGCGAAGCGGGCAGGGTGGCTTCACCGTCACCGACCAATGGGGTGTTGCGCGCGATTACAGTGCGGTGCTGGTGACCTGTCAGAGCCATCTTCTGACCACTTCGGTTGCGGTGGATGAGGCGCTTTTCGATCAGAAACTCTGGATGGCGCTGGACCGCACCCGCTATATGCAGGCCGCGAAAACCTTTGTCATGGTTGACCGGCCGTTCTGGAAAGAAACCGGTCCCGACGGGCGGCCGCTACTGTCGATGACCCTGACCGACCGGAACACACGCGGAACCTATTTCTTTGACAACGGGCCCGACAGGCCTGCCGTCATCTGCCTGTCCTACAGCTGGATGACCGATGCGCTGAAGGTGCTGCCTTACGGGCCGGAAAAGCGGGTCGAACTGGCGCTTGCGGCGCTGGAGCGGATCTATCCCGGCGTTGATATCTGCAGCCATATCCGCGGCAATCCGATCTGCGTCAGCTGGGAGGCGGATGACAATTTCCTCGGGGCCTTCAAAGGCGCGCTGCCCGGGCATTACCGCTATAATCTGCGGATGTACCGGCATTTCATGCAGGCCGATATGCCGGCGGATCAGCGCGGCATTTTCCTTGCCGGGGACGGCATCAGCTGGACCCCGGCCTGGGTCGAGGGGGCGGTCCAGACCGCATTGAACGCAGTCTGGGGCATCATGACCCATTTCGGCGGCAGCTCTGACCGGGCCAATCCCGGTCCTGGAGATCTCTGGCCAACTCTCGGCCCCGTCTCGCTCGAGGGGCCGGAGCCGTCAGTCTGA